The region AGAAAAAAGGTCTTTTCGCGCCCGGTCAGTTTCTTGGAGAGATGCCCCATCGCGTGCATGAGCGTGTTGATGTTCGAGGCGCGCCGCGGGGGCCGGGCGAGGGCTTTGAAAAGGTGCTGCGAATAGCGGGCATAGACTTTTTGGAAGGGAAGCTTCTCGTGGTTGGCGGCGGTTTTTTCCATCTCGCGCATTTCTTTTTGATGGCAGGCCATGAACAACAGCTTGTTTTTCTCTTGAAAGCGGATGAGCGCGCGCAGGGTGCCTTTTTCTTTCGTCTTTCGGAAATCGGCCAGCGTGAAGAGCTTGGTGAAAAAATGTTCCCGGCAGGCGGGATTCATCAATCTTCCTTCGTCTTCCATCGCCAGCCCCGGAAATTTTTCCATCGCCTGTTTCGCGAACAGCCCGGCTCCTTTTGTGTGCGGGGCGCCTTCTTTCATGCCGGAAAATATTTTGGTGTCCCGGATGCCGCAGGAGGGTGAGCGCCCCTTGAGGATGAAGCCGTCCACGGCCGGGAGGCCCGAGAGGAAGGAATTTGCGAAAGCGCCCATCTTCCGGGTCAGGAGGCGGCCCGTCGCGGGCTGGTGGAGGTTCCGGCTTCCAGCTTT is a window of bacterium DNA encoding:
- a CDS encoding DUF523 and DUF1722 domain-containing protein — its product is MRSFPKPLVVISKCLEFAPCRYNGQVISFDLMHTLKPHVKFLPVCPEVEIGLGTPRDPVRIFLKAGSRNLHQPATGRLLTRKMGAFANSFLSGLPAVDGFILKGRSPSCGIRDTKIFSGMKEGAPHTKGAGLFAKQAMEKFPGLAMEDEGRLMNPACREHFFTKLFTLADFRKTKEKGTLRALIRFQEKNKLLFMACHQKEMREMEKTAANHEKLPFQKVYARYSQHLFKALARPPRRASNINTLMHAMGHLSKKLTGREKTFFLQTLERYREGKAPLGTLRDILRARLSRYALPGNEKPYLDGQTFFEPYPEALCDSVMG